Proteins co-encoded in one Kribbella solani genomic window:
- a CDS encoding aldo/keto reductase: MTGFLRPLGSTGLTVTAVCAGGSGIGGMPAVFGYDVPVRQAVDVVLRLLDSPIRWIDTSNGYSDGASETRIGQAIAEYGGLPDDFLVATKVDARDGDYSGARVRASVAESKERLGLDDLPLVYLHDPEFHDFDTMRDAVDTLMQLRADGEIGHVGLAGGDTRELSRYLDLGGFEVLLVHNRWSLVDHSAQGIFDRARADGIAVVNAAVYGGGILANPAGATKYAYRDAPAALLAAVAEMDKACQEYGIDLATAALRHSVDNPAITATVAGISKPTRVDQLIQSLAANLPTELLSRLNDLRPDAQRWIEQHPS; this comes from the coding sequence ATGACGGGCTTCTTGCGGCCGCTGGGCTCGACCGGGCTGACCGTGACCGCGGTCTGCGCCGGCGGCAGCGGCATCGGCGGCATGCCGGCGGTCTTCGGGTACGACGTGCCGGTCCGGCAGGCAGTCGACGTCGTGCTCCGGCTCCTGGACAGCCCGATCCGCTGGATCGACACCTCCAACGGCTACAGCGACGGCGCCAGCGAGACCCGGATCGGCCAGGCCATCGCCGAGTACGGCGGACTGCCCGACGACTTCCTGGTCGCCACGAAGGTCGACGCCCGCGACGGCGACTACTCCGGCGCCCGCGTCCGCGCGAGTGTTGCCGAGAGCAAAGAACGGCTCGGGCTGGACGACCTGCCACTGGTGTATCTGCACGACCCGGAATTCCACGACTTCGACACCATGCGCGACGCCGTCGACACCCTGATGCAGCTGCGCGCCGACGGCGAGATCGGGCACGTCGGGCTGGCCGGCGGTGATACCCGCGAACTGTCCCGCTACCTGGACCTTGGTGGGTTCGAGGTGCTACTGGTTCACAACCGGTGGAGCCTGGTCGACCACTCGGCGCAGGGCATCTTCGACCGGGCGCGCGCGGACGGCATCGCGGTGGTGAACGCGGCCGTGTACGGCGGCGGCATCCTCGCGAACCCGGCGGGCGCGACGAAGTACGCCTATCGGGACGCCCCGGCCGCACTGCTCGCCGCCGTCGCCGAAATGGACAAGGCATGTCAGGAGTACGGCATCGACCTGGCCACCGCCGCGCTCCGGCACTCGGTCGACAACCCGGCCATCACCGCCACCGTCGCCGGCATCAGCAAGCCCACCCGAGTCGACCAACTCATCCAGTCCCTGGCGGCGAACCTCCCGACCGAGCTACTCAGCCGCCTGAACGACCTCCGCCCCGATGCCCAACGCTGGATCGAGCAACACCCGAGCTGA
- a CDS encoding TolB family protein has translation MPNYRTLATGQRSQVWIGGPGRTEPELLFETSDLLIEAPNWSLDGSALLVNGNGALWRLDVATPGLSRIEYDDLPDINNDHVLDPDGEHIYLSAMDGHIYRGALTGGAVQRVTPDDGKWHFLHGVAPDGQRLAYVEISTFAEPGRLAIIAPNGSPTIVDTGAGHLDGPEWSADGKWIYFNTETFTSTPGHAQLARIADSGGTTKRLVTSDTVDWFPHVAPDARHATYISFPAGTLGHPADLDVEVRVVATADWSVPLQRYPLFGGQGTINVNSWSPDNERFAFVSYPVAS, from the coding sequence GTGCCGAACTACCGCACCCTCGCCACCGGACAACGGTCCCAGGTCTGGATCGGCGGCCCCGGCCGGACCGAGCCGGAGCTCCTCTTCGAGACCTCCGACCTACTGATCGAGGCGCCGAACTGGTCGCTCGACGGCTCCGCGCTCCTGGTCAACGGGAACGGCGCCCTCTGGCGCCTCGACGTCGCCACCCCCGGCCTCAGCCGGATCGAGTACGACGACCTGCCCGATATCAACAACGACCACGTCCTCGACCCCGACGGCGAGCACATCTACCTCTCCGCCATGGACGGCCACATCTACCGCGGCGCGCTCACCGGCGGCGCCGTCCAGCGGGTCACGCCCGACGACGGCAAGTGGCACTTCCTGCACGGGGTCGCGCCGGACGGACAGCGGCTGGCGTACGTCGAGATCAGCACGTTCGCCGAACCGGGCCGCCTCGCGATCATCGCGCCGAACGGATCGCCGACCATCGTCGACACCGGCGCCGGTCACCTCGACGGGCCGGAGTGGTCCGCGGACGGGAAGTGGATCTACTTCAACACCGAGACCTTCACCAGTACGCCAGGGCACGCCCAGCTGGCGCGGATCGCGGACTCCGGCGGTACGACCAAGCGGCTCGTCACCAGCGACACCGTCGATTGGTTCCCGCACGTCGCGCCGGACGCGCGGCACGCGACGTACATCTCCTTCCCGGCCGGTACGCTCGGGCATCCGGCCGATCTCGACGTCGAAGTACGGGTAGTGGCGACGGCCGACTGGTCGGTGCCGCTGCAGCGTTATCCGCTCTTCGGCGGTCAGGGCACCATCAACGTGAACAGCTGGTCGCCGGACAACGAGCGGTTCGCCTTCGTCTCCTACCCAGTCGCCTCATGA
- a CDS encoding tautomerase family protein, translating to MPHARIDMHRSLEPRMADISAAILRGMVTGFEMPADDLFQIFRLHEPGELVYSPTFPNQQRDDIVFIELVASKGYSDAQKQATMAAIVDEVSALGIKRDNLLLVINEVGQHATWYAPEPVN from the coding sequence ATGCCCCACGCACGCATCGACATGCACCGTTCCCTCGAGCCGCGAATGGCGGACATCAGCGCCGCCATCCTGCGCGGAATGGTGACCGGCTTCGAGATGCCCGCGGACGACCTGTTCCAGATCTTCCGGCTGCACGAGCCGGGCGAACTCGTCTACTCGCCGACCTTCCCGAACCAGCAGCGCGACGACATCGTCTTCATCGAACTCGTCGCCAGCAAGGGCTACAGCGACGCCCAGAAGCAGGCCACGATGGCCGCTATTGTCGACGAGGTGTCCGCGCTCGGCATCAAGCGTGACAACCTTCTGCTCGTGATCAACGAAGTCGGCCAGCACGCCACCTGGTACGCCCCCGAGCCCGTCAACTGA
- a CDS encoding carbohydrate ABC transporter permease: MFDLRLRRHVVIAQVILTLLVVPFVFPLVAMVRGSLAGLGWGNYRTVLSLDLLPRFFLNSALISVGVIALVLLCTLTSAFGFSKLAIRGKEIYFWMLLAALTLPEVVLLAPLFATVTAAGAYNTLWAVIIPAAALQIPFGVLLARNFMDGIPSQLIEAARVDGAVTWKIFLHIIVPLTRPIVAAIVVLVFISSWNGYLFPLLFLQTPEHQTITLVPQYFVGKYNNDQTKVLAAAVLTALPVVIAYISFQRFFERGLAAGALK, encoded by the coding sequence ATGTTTGACCTCCGGCTCCGCCGGCACGTCGTCATCGCGCAGGTGATCCTCACGCTGCTCGTCGTACCGTTCGTGTTCCCGCTGGTCGCGATGGTGCGCGGATCGCTCGCCGGGCTCGGCTGGGGAAACTACCGGACCGTACTGTCCCTCGACCTGCTCCCCCGGTTCTTCCTGAACAGCGCGCTGATCTCGGTCGGCGTCATCGCGCTCGTACTGCTCTGCACGCTGACGTCGGCCTTCGGGTTCTCGAAGCTGGCGATCCGCGGCAAGGAGATCTACTTCTGGATGCTGCTCGCGGCGCTGACGCTGCCGGAAGTGGTACTGCTCGCGCCGCTGTTCGCCACGGTCACCGCGGCCGGCGCCTACAACACCTTGTGGGCCGTCATCATCCCGGCGGCGGCGCTACAGATCCCGTTCGGCGTGCTGCTCGCCCGCAACTTCATGGACGGCATTCCGAGCCAGCTCATCGAGGCCGCCCGGGTGGACGGCGCGGTGACCTGGAAGATCTTCCTGCACATCATCGTGCCGCTCACGCGCCCGATCGTCGCCGCGATCGTCGTGCTCGTCTTCATCAGCTCGTGGAACGGCTATTTGTTCCCGCTGCTGTTCCTGCAGACACCAGAGCACCAGACGATCACGCTCGTTCCGCAGTACTTCGTCGGCAAGTACAACAACGACCAGACCAAGGTACTCGCCGCCGCGGTGCTCACCGCGCTACCCGTGGTGATCGCCTACATCAGCTTCCAGCGTTTCTTCGAGCGCGGCCTCGCGGCCGGCGCACTCAAGTGA
- a CDS encoding carbohydrate ABC transporter permease, with translation MRTRSRAEMLRSRRSSGFAWIVPALILSVGVLYYCIGYTGFISMTKWDGASPERLFVGLRNYSQLISDPIVRRSLAHTAVFFVMTFSVQVFLGLTFAVILHSRVRLRGVYKVLIFIPVVIAPATAAPVFRQIYAPDGQLNEILRALGLSGFDYAWLANGTAAFLIVASVAIWQSTGVVFVLYYAAVSQIDDDVLEAARLDGAGSLRVITSIVWPGVRGTTLAIAILTAIGSLKTFDIPFLITQGGPTYSTEFLGTQIYRVSVALGQVGYGAALSIVLLVLALTMAIILNAAGKEKHV, from the coding sequence ATGCGAACCCGGTCTCGGGCTGAGATGCTGCGATCACGGCGCAGCTCCGGGTTCGCGTGGATCGTTCCGGCACTGATCCTGTCCGTCGGCGTGCTGTACTACTGCATCGGCTACACCGGCTTCATCTCGATGACGAAGTGGGACGGCGCGAGTCCGGAACGGCTCTTCGTCGGACTGCGCAACTACAGCCAGCTGATCAGCGATCCCATCGTCCGGCGGTCGCTCGCGCACACCGCGGTCTTCTTCGTGATGACGTTCTCGGTGCAGGTGTTCCTCGGGCTGACCTTCGCCGTCATCCTGCACTCCCGGGTCCGGCTGCGCGGCGTGTACAAGGTCCTGATCTTCATCCCGGTCGTGATCGCGCCGGCGACCGCGGCACCGGTGTTCCGGCAGATCTACGCGCCGGACGGTCAGCTCAACGAGATCCTGCGCGCGCTCGGCCTCAGCGGCTTCGACTACGCCTGGCTGGCCAACGGTACGGCGGCCTTCCTGATCGTGGCGTCGGTCGCGATCTGGCAGTCCACCGGCGTCGTGTTCGTGCTGTACTACGCGGCCGTCAGCCAGATCGACGACGACGTCCTGGAGGCGGCCCGGCTCGACGGTGCCGGCAGCCTCCGGGTCATCACCAGCATCGTCTGGCCCGGCGTCCGCGGTACGACGCTGGCGATCGCGATCCTGACCGCGATCGGCTCGCTCAAGACCTTCGACATCCCGTTCCTGATCACGCAGGGCGGACCGACGTACTCCACCGAGTTCCTCGGCACCCAGATCTATCGCGTCAGCGTGGCGCTCGGACAGGTCGGGTACGGCGCGGCGCTGTCGATCGTGCTGCTCGTCCTCGCGCTCACGATGGCGATCATTCTGAACGCGGCAGGCAAGGAGAAGCATGTTTGA
- a CDS encoding extracellular solute-binding protein gives MVRRHSLIARILALAGVPALVLAGCAGNSKAAGDGGPANEGTVHWWSWTPDNDLAEREIAAFNRQYPNIKVIYKKVPNNDYTAVLRPALASEDGPDVFTVSASGTTGAVGVFASYALDLTPKTEELLGKDWQSKVDEQSTKAFSKDGKLAAFPWAKVAAGNMWINQGLFDKYHLKPPKTLAEWTQVCKTFRANGLGCLKEGAGAGFDVDTFHSIVNSVQPGLFLKAAHGEAKWTDPGIVEAYRIFGQLEGAGILDPGAVGIQQYPDVNNAFLSGKVPMVQMGSWYAQYATVDSLQAALAGAGVPANTPKITIAPIAFPDVAGKGNPSTVFADPDAAQAVNAKSKVRNAATTFALWLGGSKEGQAAVSNNVDSLPTLKGVTADWDSIKLVNPTVQKPLLVDLYKQAAETTESRTGLLPAVNVQALLDANQAVLTHKQSPEQAAASVQKVFDANPVSG, from the coding sequence GTGGTGCGCCGTCACTCACTCATCGCCCGAATCCTTGCGCTGGCAGGCGTTCCGGCACTCGTGCTCGCGGGCTGCGCGGGCAATTCGAAGGCCGCCGGCGACGGTGGTCCGGCCAACGAAGGCACCGTGCACTGGTGGAGCTGGACCCCGGACAACGATCTCGCCGAGCGGGAGATCGCCGCGTTCAACCGGCAGTACCCGAACATCAAGGTGATCTACAAGAAGGTCCCGAACAACGACTACACCGCCGTACTGCGGCCCGCGCTCGCCTCCGAGGACGGGCCGGACGTCTTCACCGTCTCGGCCAGCGGTACGACCGGCGCGGTCGGCGTCTTCGCCTCGTACGCGCTCGATCTGACGCCGAAGACCGAGGAACTGCTCGGCAAGGACTGGCAGTCGAAGGTCGACGAGCAGAGCACCAAGGCGTTCAGCAAGGACGGCAAGCTGGCCGCGTTCCCCTGGGCGAAAGTGGCCGCAGGCAACATGTGGATCAACCAGGGGCTGTTCGACAAGTACCACCTGAAGCCGCCGAAGACGCTCGCCGAATGGACTCAGGTCTGCAAGACGTTCCGGGCCAACGGGCTCGGCTGCCTGAAGGAAGGCGCCGGCGCGGGCTTCGACGTCGACACGTTCCACAGCATCGTGAACAGCGTGCAGCCCGGCCTGTTCCTCAAGGCCGCACACGGCGAGGCCAAATGGACCGACCCCGGCATCGTCGAGGCGTACCGGATCTTCGGCCAGTTGGAGGGCGCCGGCATTCTCGACCCCGGCGCGGTCGGCATCCAGCAGTACCCGGACGTGAACAATGCGTTCCTGTCCGGCAAGGTCCCGATGGTCCAGATGGGTTCCTGGTACGCCCAGTACGCGACCGTCGACAGCCTGCAGGCCGCGCTCGCCGGAGCGGGCGTACCGGCGAACACCCCGAAGATCACCATCGCCCCGATCGCCTTCCCGGACGTCGCAGGCAAGGGCAACCCGAGTACGGTCTTCGCCGACCCGGACGCGGCCCAGGCAGTGAACGCGAAGTCGAAGGTCCGCAACGCCGCCACCACCTTCGCGCTCTGGCTGGGCGGGAGCAAGGAAGGCCAGGCGGCCGTGTCGAACAACGTCGACTCGCTGCCGACGCTCAAGGGCGTGACCGCCGACTGGGATTCGATCAAGTTGGTCAACCCAACGGTACAGAAGCCGCTCCTGGTCGACCTCTACAAGCAGGCCGCCGAAACCACCGAGTCGCGTACCGGGCTGCTGCCGGCCGTCAACGTGCAGGCGCTGCTCGACGCCAACCAGGCCGTGCTCACCCACAAGCAATCGCCGGAGCAGGCAGCGGCGAGCGTACAGAAGGTCTTCGATGCGAACCCGGTCTCGGGCTGA
- a CDS encoding ROK family protein: protein METVGAILDLIRSGGTVSRTELIEQTGLTGASITKIVRQLLDDGLVVETGSGDSTGGKRPTLLQLNPAARVAIGVSLDEDRVTYLAVNLGGQVVARSSSKGTGSRKPSEVAPRMGEEIAAFVESLELDAVVGIGVGIPGRRDTAWFDATAWEHRALEDALMQATGRKVMVENDSTCAAIGEYWVGRMASTDDFATVYMASGFGFGLMIQGQTYRGSAANAGELGHVLVDSHGEPCICGRRGCLHAMGGMVRIVQLALLDEDLATELRLRGTARTTHADFDRIARAAVKGDDRAGALIRQSARYLASAVVSVNNVLDLDQLILAGPGFSLVGEIYAEAVSERLSQDSWSRTATTVRVGLSGLGNDVAAIGAATLVMHSELTLQNRPRRNRD from the coding sequence GTGGAGACGGTAGGAGCGATCCTGGATCTGATCCGCTCCGGCGGCACCGTCAGCCGGACCGAGCTGATCGAGCAGACCGGGCTGACCGGCGCGTCGATCACGAAGATCGTTCGGCAGTTGCTGGACGACGGTCTGGTCGTCGAGACCGGCTCGGGTGACTCGACCGGCGGCAAACGCCCGACGCTGCTCCAGCTGAACCCCGCTGCCCGGGTGGCGATCGGTGTTTCACTGGACGAGGACCGGGTCACGTACCTCGCGGTGAACCTGGGCGGGCAGGTGGTCGCCCGAAGCTCGTCCAAGGGCACCGGAAGCCGGAAGCCTTCGGAGGTGGCGCCGCGGATGGGGGAGGAGATCGCCGCGTTCGTGGAGTCGTTGGAGCTGGACGCGGTGGTCGGGATCGGCGTGGGGATTCCCGGCCGGCGGGACACCGCGTGGTTCGACGCGACCGCCTGGGAGCACCGCGCGCTCGAGGACGCGCTGATGCAGGCCACCGGCCGGAAGGTGATGGTGGAGAACGACTCGACCTGCGCGGCGATCGGCGAGTACTGGGTCGGGCGGATGGCTTCGACCGACGACTTCGCGACGGTGTACATGGCCAGTGGGTTCGGGTTCGGGCTGATGATCCAGGGCCAGACCTATCGTGGCTCCGCTGCCAACGCGGGCGAGCTCGGCCACGTGCTGGTCGACTCGCACGGCGAGCCGTGTATCTGCGGGCGGCGCGGCTGCCTGCATGCGATGGGCGGCATGGTCCGCATCGTCCAGCTCGCCCTGCTGGACGAGGATCTGGCGACGGAGCTGCGGCTCCGCGGGACCGCCCGGACGACACATGCGGACTTCGATCGGATCGCCCGGGCCGCGGTGAAGGGTGACGATCGGGCCGGCGCCTTGATCAGGCAGTCGGCGCGGTACCTGGCCTCGGCCGTTGTGTCGGTCAACAATGTTCTGGACCTGGATCAGCTGATCCTGGCCGGTCCGGGTTTCAGCCTGGTCGGCGAGATCTATGCCGAGGCGGTTTCGGAACGCCTGTCCCAGGACAGTTGGTCGCGCACGGCGACGACCGTACGCGTCGGCCTGTCAGGCCTCGGTAACGACGTCGCCGCGATCGGCGCCGCGACCCTCGTCATGCACTCCGAGCTGACCCTCCAGAATCGCCCGCGCCGGAATCGGGACTAG
- a CDS encoding alpha/beta hydrolase gives MTSKSTYVLIHGGGDVGWSWHLVADELRGRGHEVLTPDLPGDESATFTDYADAVIEAVGNQNDVIVVGHSFGGYTAPMVADRLAAKQLVLVAAMIPAPGESPADWGRNTGYTEAVKAQAALDGGLTGSDDPYVGFLHDVPRELADEAMRRSREHPSPAGRTEPWPMRAWPDIPTRFVLCTEDRCFPPDFLRKLAIERLGVTPNEIAASHCVSLSRPTELAELLDGYAASPDSGAGDSGGSARSA, from the coding sequence ATGACCAGCAAAAGTACGTATGTGTTGATCCACGGCGGCGGCGACGTCGGATGGTCCTGGCACCTGGTGGCCGACGAGCTCCGGGGCCGGGGTCACGAGGTGCTGACCCCGGATCTGCCGGGCGACGAGTCCGCCACCTTCACCGACTACGCCGACGCGGTAATCGAGGCCGTCGGCAACCAGAATGACGTGATCGTCGTCGGGCATTCGTTCGGCGGGTACACCGCGCCGATGGTCGCCGATCGCCTCGCGGCCAAGCAACTGGTACTCGTGGCCGCGATGATCCCCGCGCCCGGTGAGTCACCGGCGGACTGGGGACGCAACACCGGCTACACCGAGGCGGTGAAAGCACAGGCAGCACTCGACGGCGGTCTGACCGGAAGCGACGATCCGTACGTCGGCTTCCTCCACGACGTACCCCGCGAACTCGCCGACGAAGCGATGCGCCGGTCGCGGGAACACCCGTCGCCGGCCGGGCGCACCGAGCCGTGGCCGATGCGGGCCTGGCCGGACATCCCGACCAGGTTCGTGCTGTGCACCGAGGACCGCTGCTTCCCGCCGGACTTCCTGCGCAAACTCGCGATCGAGCGCCTTGGCGTCACTCCCAACGAGATCGCCGCCAGCCACTGCGTCTCACTCAGCCGCCCGACCGAGCTGGCCGAGCTCCTCGACGGCTACGCGGCTAGTCCCGATTCCGGCGCGGGCGATTCTGGAGGGTCAGCTCGGAGTGCATGA
- a CDS encoding LysR family transcriptional regulator, which produces MADVELRYLRTMAAIADEGTFGYAAARLGYTQSSVSQQIAALEKAVGGQVFDRPGGPRPVRITPLGEVVLAHGRELLANAEALTNAVDRFRAGNGRIDIGTFQSVSNLILPTIIRRLLDEHPGCDIRLSEVTPDDPRIGELDLLFHDGPVEGDVERVKLFDEPYLLVAGAGTFPAGPVRTKLLDDAPMVGWPLTYHQRWLERTLAHAGAHPRFVFRTTGHETILSMVRTGIGCAVLPWLALHGADAWSDNALTIHPLKPSPSRELSLYWPSARTESPLTRRTREIALEVAHDLGRQI; this is translated from the coding sequence ATGGCGGACGTCGAACTGCGGTACCTGCGGACCATGGCGGCGATCGCCGACGAAGGCACCTTCGGGTACGCCGCGGCCAGGCTCGGGTACACCCAATCGTCGGTGAGTCAGCAGATCGCCGCGCTGGAGAAGGCCGTCGGTGGCCAGGTCTTCGACCGGCCGGGCGGGCCGAGGCCTGTGCGGATCACACCGCTCGGCGAGGTGGTACTCGCCCACGGCCGCGAGCTGCTCGCGAACGCGGAAGCACTGACCAACGCCGTCGATCGTTTCCGGGCGGGCAACGGCCGGATCGACATCGGCACCTTCCAGAGCGTGTCGAACCTGATCCTGCCGACCATCATCCGCCGCCTGCTCGACGAGCATCCCGGCTGCGACATCAGGCTGTCCGAGGTCACACCGGACGATCCGCGAATCGGCGAGCTCGACCTGCTGTTCCACGACGGCCCGGTCGAGGGTGACGTCGAGCGTGTGAAGCTCTTCGACGAGCCGTACCTCCTGGTGGCCGGCGCGGGCACGTTCCCCGCCGGCCCCGTCCGGACGAAGCTGCTGGACGACGCCCCGATGGTCGGCTGGCCCCTGACCTACCACCAGCGCTGGCTCGAACGAACCCTCGCCCACGCCGGCGCCCACCCACGCTTCGTCTTCCGCACCACAGGCCACGAAACCATCCTGTCCATGGTCCGCACCGGCATCGGCTGCGCCGTCCTGCCCTGGCTGGCCCTCCACGGAGCAGACGCCTGGTCCGACAACGCCCTGACCATCCACCCCCTGAAACCGTCCCCCTCCCGAGAACTCTCCCTGTACTGGCCGTCCGCCCGCACCGAGTCCCCTCTGACCCGGCGAACCCGAGAAATCGCCCTTGAGGTAGCCCACGACCTCGGCCGCCAGATCTAG
- a CDS encoding TetR/AcrR family transcriptional regulator, whose amino-acid sequence MNELRADAERNRDRILAAARRLYATEGLAVSMASVAREAGVGKATLSRRFATRDELVTAVFADRMDAYAAAVGQALTDPDPWHGFTGYLEAVCAMQAADRGFADVLAMTFPAAKALEARRTEAYNGYVELVARAKATGRLRADFSPEDLVILLMANAGVVAATGDDAPDTWRRLVGHMLRAYGTPEADLPPLPAAPTPTALYRAMLHSGRRGT is encoded by the coding sequence ATGAACGAGCTGCGTGCCGACGCCGAGCGGAACCGCGATCGCATCCTCGCCGCCGCGCGCCGCCTGTACGCGACCGAGGGCCTCGCCGTCTCGATGGCGTCGGTCGCGCGCGAGGCAGGCGTCGGCAAGGCGACCCTGTCCCGCCGGTTCGCGACCCGCGACGAGCTCGTCACCGCGGTCTTCGCCGATCGGATGGACGCGTACGCCGCCGCGGTCGGCCAGGCACTCACCGACCCGGACCCATGGCACGGCTTCACCGGCTACCTGGAGGCCGTCTGCGCGATGCAGGCCGCCGACCGCGGATTCGCCGACGTCCTGGCGATGACCTTCCCGGCGGCGAAAGCACTCGAGGCCCGGCGGACCGAGGCGTACAACGGGTACGTCGAACTGGTCGCCCGAGCGAAAGCCACCGGCCGGCTGCGCGCCGACTTCAGCCCCGAGGACCTAGTCATCCTCCTGATGGCCAACGCCGGCGTCGTCGCAGCCACCGGCGACGACGCACCCGACACGTGGCGCCGCCTCGTCGGCCACATGCTGCGCGCATACGGCACCCCCGAAGCCGACCTCCCACCCCTACCTGCCGCACCGACTCCCACCGCGCTCTACCGAGCAATGCTCCACTCCGGCCGCCGCGGCACCTAA
- a CDS encoding NADP-dependent oxidoreductase, giving the protein MRAVLLDSTPSTPAIGEVERPRPVAGELLVKVAASSVNGFDAATAAGYLQGMMEHRFPLVVGMDFAGTVEAVGDGVLGFAVGDAVFGVARRPFLGAGSMAEYVTVPAGAGVAAIPAGLPVAHAGALGLAGSAALDAVTAVNPAAGETLLISGATGGVGALAVQLAAGRGVRVIATARPGAETDFVLGLTGTKVYPVDYTADLESQVRAVAPDGVDAVLHLAGDPEQLAGLLRPGGRLASTLIPGADAIARADIDVHAVMADTSTQTLSDLATRVAAGDLRVPITSTYALHEAPAAFAAFTTGALGKLSITCP; this is encoded by the coding sequence ATGCGCGCCGTACTCCTCGACTCCACCCCCTCGACCCCCGCGATCGGCGAGGTGGAACGCCCGCGCCCGGTCGCGGGCGAGCTGTTGGTGAAGGTCGCGGCCTCGTCGGTGAACGGGTTCGATGCCGCCACGGCCGCCGGGTATCTGCAGGGAATGATGGAACATCGGTTCCCGCTGGTGGTCGGGATGGACTTCGCCGGGACCGTCGAGGCGGTTGGCGACGGCGTACTCGGGTTCGCCGTCGGCGACGCGGTTTTCGGCGTGGCGCGTAGGCCGTTCCTGGGCGCCGGCTCGATGGCGGAGTACGTGACCGTACCGGCCGGTGCCGGCGTCGCGGCGATCCCCGCCGGTCTGCCGGTGGCGCACGCCGGCGCGCTGGGCCTCGCCGGGTCGGCGGCACTGGACGCCGTCACCGCGGTGAACCCGGCGGCGGGGGAGACGCTGCTGATCTCGGGCGCGACAGGCGGGGTGGGCGCGCTGGCGGTTCAGCTCGCCGCCGGTCGAGGCGTACGGGTGATCGCCACCGCGCGCCCCGGCGCCGAAACCGACTTCGTCTTGGGACTGACCGGGACGAAGGTGTATCCGGTCGACTACACCGCCGACCTGGAGTCCCAGGTACGCGCCGTCGCGCCCGACGGGGTCGACGCCGTGCTGCACCTCGCGGGCGACCCCGAGCAGTTGGCCGGCCTGCTGCGTCCGGGCGGGCGGCTCGCCTCGACGCTCATCCCCGGCGCGGACGCGATCGCCCGCGCGGACATCGACGTACACGCGGTGATGGCCGACACCAGTACACAAACCCTGTCCGACCTCGCCACACGGGTCGCGGCGGGGGACCTGCGCGTTCCGATCACGTCCACCTATGCACTCCACGAGGCACCGGCGGCGTTCGCCGCCTTCACAACCGGTGCCCTCGGCAAGCTTTCGATCACCTGCCCGTAA
- a CDS encoding SDR family NAD(P)-dependent oxidoreductase gives MSTIAVIGAGSGLGLAIARTFGRRGFDVALIARTPEKLDILVDQLGQEGIKAAAFPADVMDRSSLTAALERAAARFGGIDVLEYSPAPHTPVSGLTMVTPSETTVDDLQPQVEYNLYGAVTAARAVLPAMREAGAGTLLFTTGGGSVNPIPMLGNVNAAAAALRNWVLNLHNELSGTGVYAAHVAISTWIGANAPEGFPSASPEQIAPIYWMLHEERSHPEHIFTG, from the coding sequence GTGTCCACTATCGCTGTCATCGGCGCTGGATCAGGTCTGGGTCTCGCGATCGCCCGTACCTTCGGCCGCCGCGGCTTCGACGTCGCGCTGATCGCGCGTACGCCGGAGAAGCTCGATATCCTGGTCGACCAGCTCGGCCAGGAAGGCATCAAGGCCGCCGCGTTCCCGGCCGACGTGATGGATCGGTCATCCCTGACCGCCGCCCTCGAGCGCGCGGCGGCCAGGTTCGGCGGCATCGACGTACTGGAGTACTCACCGGCACCGCACACGCCGGTATCCGGCTTGACCATGGTCACGCCGAGCGAGACGACCGTCGACGACCTACAGCCTCAAGTCGAGTACAACCTCTACGGCGCCGTCACCGCGGCCCGCGCCGTGCTCCCCGCGATGCGCGAGGCCGGAGCCGGTACCCTGCTGTTCACCACTGGCGGCGGCTCGGTCAACCCGATCCCAATGCTCGGCAACGTGAACGCCGCGGCCGCCGCGCTCCGCAATTGGGTTCTGAACCTGCACAACGAACTGAGCGGCACCGGCGTGTACGCCGCCCACGTGGCCATCAGCACCTGGATAGGAGCCAACGCGCCGGAAGGCTTCCCCTCGGCCAGCCCAGAGCAGATAGCCCCGATCTATTGGATGCTCCACGAGGAGCGATCCCACCCCGAACATATCTTCACCGGATAG